The Primulina eburnea isolate SZY01 chromosome 8, ASM2296580v1, whole genome shotgun sequence genome contains a region encoding:
- the LOC140839820 gene encoding serine/threonine-protein kinase PCRK1-like: MTCCQFFNRGRNNEPQTPRLNSVQSSFTDHEQRKQTESGPDSTSESNPNTKSRGNTHLPNLYERPNSLRVFTFPELKQMTKSFSHSSKLGEGGFGSVYQGIMKSSEDPAKKHAVAVKQLGKRGLQGHKEWVTEVNVLGVVEHPNLVKLIGYCAEDDERGIQRLLIYEYMPNGSVEDHLSIKSTTPLSWTMRLRIALDAAKGLAYLHEEMDFQIIFRDFKSSNILLDEQWNSKLSDFGLARLGPPEGLTHVSTAVVGTMGYAAPEYVRTGHLTSKTDVWSYGVFLYELITGRRPLDRNRPKSEQKLLEWVKPYVSDAKKFKHILDPRLDGKQILKSAHKLSLVANRCLARQSKTRPKMSEVLEMVRQVVDTSAGTASPLLPLKNKDHMKKLKEASSRGEIRDGGSLISACLSKLRKVS; this comes from the exons ATGACGTGCTGCCAATTCTTCAATAGAGGGAGAAATAACGAACCACAGACTCCAAGGCTGAATTCGGTTCAGTCCTCATTCACCGATCATGAACAGAGGAAACAAACTGAATCTGGGCCTGATTCAACCAGTGAATCGAATCCTAACACCAAGTCTAGAGGCAATACTCATTTGCCAAATTTGTACGAGAGACCAAATAGTCTCAGGGTGTTTACTTTTCCAGAGCTGAAACAAATGACAAAAAGTTTTAGTCACTCTTCCAAACTTGGGGAGGGTGGATTTGGGTCTGTTTATCAGGGCATTATGAAGAGCTCGGAAGATCCAGCCAAGAAACATGCAGTGGCTGTAAAACAACTCGGTAAAAGAGGGTTGCAG GGTCACAAAGAATGGGTGACAGAAGTTAATGTTCTTGGCGTCGTCGAGCATCCAAACCTCGTTAAGCTCATTGGCTACTGCGCCGAGGATGATGAAAGAGGAATCCAACGGCTCCTGATTTATGAATACATGCCTAATGGAAGCGTGGAAGACCATTTATCAATTAAATCAACAACACCCCTTTCGTGGACTATGAGGCTGAGGATCGCCCTCGATGCTGCCAAAGGCTTAGCATATCTTCATGAGGAAATGGATTTTCAG ATCATCTTTAGAGATTTCAAATCATCGAACATTCTCCTAGATGAGCAGTGGAATTCTAAGCTATCGGACTTTGGGTTGGCTCGCTTGGGACCTCCAGAGGGACTAACTCACGTATCAACTGCG GTTGTTGGGACCATGGGATATGCAGCTCCCGAATACGTACGAACTGGCCACCTCACGTCAAAGACTGATGTTTGGAGCTATGGTGTATTCCTATACGAACTCATTACAGGCAGACGCCCACTGGATCGAAACCGTCCCAAAAGTGAGCAGAAGCTCTTGGAATGGGTGAAACCATACGTATCAGATGCAAAGAAGTTTAAGCATATATTGGATCCGAGACTTGATGGGAAGCAAATCCTTAAATCCGCACACAAACTCTCTCTCGTGGCCAACCGTTGCTTGGCTAGACAGTCAAAAACACGGCCGAAAATGAGCGAAGTTCTTGAAATGGTTAGACAGGTTGTGGACACGTCTGCTGGTACAGCCAGTCCGCTGCTACCTTTGAAAAATAAAGATCATATGAAAAAGTTAAAGGAAGCTAGCAGCAGAGGCGAAATTCGAGATGGCGGATCGTTGATTAGTGCGTGCTTATCAAAACTCAGGAAGGTCTCTTGA
- the LOC140839821 gene encoding adenosine kinase 2 produces the protein MEHEGILLGMGNPLLDISAVVDQEFLDRYDIKLNNAILAEEKHLPMYDEMASKYKVEYIAGGATQNSIRVAQWMLQIPGATSYMGSIGKDKFGEEMKANAKLAGVNVHYHEDESATGTCGVCVLGGERSLVANLSAANCYKVDHLKRPENWALVEKAKFFYIAGFFFTVSPESILLVAEHAAAKNKVFATNLSAPFICEFFKDVQDKVFPYVDFLFGNETEARTLSKVHGWETENIEEIALKISQLPKASGTHKRITVITQGADPVVVAEDGKVKLYPVILLPKEKLIDTNGAGDAFVGGFLSQLVLEKPIADCVKAGCYAANVIIQRSGCTYPEKPHFE, from the exons ATGGAGCACGAAGGAATCCTATTGGGAATGGGGAATCCGCTTTTGGATATCTCCGCCGTGGTGGATCAGGAATTCTTGGACAG ATACGATATTAAATTGAACAATGCAATTCTTGCGGAGGAAAAGCACTTGCCTAT GTATGATGAAATGGCATCTAAGTACAAAGTGGAGTACATCGCTGGAG GGGCTACCCAAAATTCAATTAGAGTTGCCCAG TGGATGCTTCAAATTCCTGGTGCAACCAGTTACATGGGATCCATTGGAAAGGATAAATTTGGTGAGGAAATGAAGGCCAATGCAAAACTAGCGGGTGTCAAT GTTCATTATCATGAAGATGAATCTGCGACTGGTACTTGTGGTGTGTGTGTGCTTGGTGGTGAAAG ATCACTTGTTGCCAATTTGTCAGCTGCAAATTGCTACAAAGTTGATCATTTGAAGAGACCAGAAAACTGGGCCTTGG TGGAAAAGGCCAAGTTCTTCTATATTGCTGGATTTTTTTTCACTGTTTCCCCTGAGTCTATCTTACTTGTTGCTGAGCATGCAGCTGCTAAAAACAAG GTTTTTGCGACGAACCTTTCTGCTCCATTTATCTGCGAGTTCTTCAAGGATGTTCAAGACAAAGTATTCCC ATATGTGGACTTCCTTTTTGGAAATGAAACAGAAGCAAGAACTCTCTCTAAAGTTCATGGCTGGGAG ACGGAGAACATTGAGGAAATAGCTTTGAAAATTTCCCAGCTGCCGAAGGCATCTGGAACACACAAAAGAATTACTGTTATCACACAAGGTGCAGATCCAGTTGTGGTTGCAGAGGATGGGAAGGTGAAGTTGTACCCTGTAATTCTGCTGCCTAAAGAGAAACTCATTGATACCAATGGCGCAG GGGATGCATTCGTGGGTGGATTTTTGTCTCAATTGGTTTTGGAGAAACCCATAGCAGATTGTGTAAAAGCAGGCTGTTATGCAGCCAATGTGATCATCCAGAGGTCCGGTTGCACTTACCCAGAGAAGCCCCATTTTGAATGA
- the LOC140839822 gene encoding 3-isopropylmalate dehydrogenase, chloroplastic-like: protein MASQIFRRLARSRASGIISSNRSLLDRNFSSDSNLIRATLFPGDGIGPEIAESVKQVFKVADVPIEWEEHFVGKDVDPRTQSFLTWESLESVRTNKVGLKGPMATPIGKGHRSLNLTLRKELNLYANVRPCYSLPGYKTKYDDVDLITIRENTEGEYSGLEHQVVRGVVESLKIITRQASLRVAEYAFHYAQTHGRKRVSAIHKANIMQKTDGLFLKCCREIAEKYPDMVYEEVVIDNCCMMLVKNPASFDVLVMPNLYGDIISDLCAGLIGGLGLTPSCNIGEGGIALAEAVHGSAPDIAGKNLANPTALLLSSVTMLRHLDLHDKADQIQDAVLKTIAEGKYRTGDLGGKSKTTEFTNAICDNL, encoded by the exons ATGGCATCTCAAATCTTTAGACGACTCGCTCGAAGCCGAGCCAGTGGAATCATCTCCTCCAACCGGAGCTTGCTCGATCGGAATTTTTCATCGGACTCCAATCTGATCCGCGCCACTCTCTTCCCTGGTGATGGCATCGGCCCTGAGATCGCTGAATCCGTCAAACAG GTATTTAAAGTTGCTGATGTGCCAATTGAATGGGAAGAACACTTTGTGGGGAAGGATGTAGATCCAAGAACTCAGAGTTTCCTGACATGGGAAAGTCTTGAATCTGTGAGAACAAATAAAGTTGGTTTAAAAGGACCTATGGCGACACCCATTGGAAAAGGTCATCGGTCTCTTAATCTTACCCTTAGAAAAGAGCTTAATCTATATGCCAATGTGAGACCTTGTTACAGTCTACCTGGATACAAGACTAAGTATGATGATGTAGATCTCATAACTATTCGTGAAAACACAGAAGGAGAATATAGTGGACTTGAACATCAA GTGGTGaggggtgttgttgaaagtctTAAGATCATTACACGCCAAGCAAGTTTGAgagttgcagagtatgcttttCACTATGCCCAGACCCACGGACGAAAGAGAGTGTCTGCGATACACAAAGCCAACATCATGCAGAAAACTGACGGTCTTTTCCTTAAG TGTTGTAGAGAGATTGCAGAGAAGTACCCTGACATGGTGTACGAAGAAGTCGTGATTGACAATTGTTGTATGATG CTTGTGAAGAATCCAGCCTCTTTCGATGTTCTAGTGATGCCTAATCTTTATGGTGACATAATCAGCGATCTCTGTGCTGGGTTAATTGGAGGCTTAGGCTTAACCCCCAG TTGTAATATTGGTGAGGGAGGTATTGCACTTGCCGAAGCCGTACATGGTTCTGCACCTGATATCGCTGGAAAG AATTTGGCAAATCCAACTGCTTTGCTTTTGAGTTCCGTCACAATGTTGCGGCATCTGGATCTCCATGACAAGGCTGATCAAATCCAGGATGCTGTCTTGAAGACCATTGCTGAAGGGAAGTACCGAACAGGTGATCTCGGTGGTAAATCTAAAACAACAGAGTTCACCAACGCAATCTGTGATAATCTCTGA